AGTCGCCGCCGATGTTTGCCACCTCGGCCATCGCCCGCGTCGATCTCGACGCCAGCGGCCACGGCACCCTGCTGTGGCAGGTCAGCCCGGCCAAACTGGCGAAGGCGATGTAATCCCCGGCAGGCGGCCCGCTAAACCCGGGCCGCTCGCTGTCAGTGGTACGACTCCCCTCGACGACGTAAACTCCCTGTCCGACTGTCCGACTGTCCGACTGTCCGACTGTCCGACTGTCCGACTGTCCGACTGTCCGACTGTCCGACTGTCCGACTGTCCGACTACCTTCGTCGGCCTGTACCCTACGACGGCAAAGCAACGGCTTTCAGCCATCATCGGCTTCTCAACAGATACGTCTGGCTGTGGTCAGGTGCATATCGCTCAGGGCAGGATCGGCGGCTGCCACTCTTCCACTTCAATCAGCACCAGCAGCGCGGCATCGCCGCCGAACAGTTTTGGCGCCTGGTGAAAGCACATCACCCACGGATGCTGCGCCAGCCACAGTGGCGTCTGCTGTTTGAGGATATGTTTGCCGTGGCCGTGCATCACGCTGGCGCAAAAGATGTGCTCGCGGCGACATGCGGCGATCAGCGCACCCAGCTCCTGCTTGGCCTGCTTCTGCGTCAGCCCGTGCAGATCGAGAAAAATCTCCGGCGAATAGTCGCCGCGCCGCAGCTTTTTCAGCTCATAATGGCTGACGTCGCTGCGCACGTAGCGCACCGCACCCTCGGCGGGCAGCAGCGGCTGAAACTCATCGGAGAAATAGTGGCTGGCGTCCATCTGCTCGGACAACAGCCGCTTTTGCGGCAGCTCGCGGGCTTTCTTAC
This portion of the Erwinia sp. E602 genome encodes:
- the smrB gene encoding endonuclease SmrB, whose translation is MNKKEKLSVEDQALFRGLMTGTRKIHQDTIVHPPERKKARELPQKRLLSEQMDASHYFSDEFQPLLPAEGAVRYVRSDVSHYELKKLRRGDYSPEIFLDLHGLTQKQAKQELGALIAACRREHIFCASVMHGHGKHILKQQTPLWLAQHPWVMCFHQAPKLFGGDAALLVLIEVEEWQPPILP